Proteins encoded together in one Amblyomma americanum isolate KBUSLIRL-KWMA chromosome 1, ASM5285725v1, whole genome shotgun sequence window:
- the LOC144098699 gene encoding uncharacterized protein LOC144098699, with product MAAYKRLLVQTEVTSSSSGNCSQDIVSILNPTTTGALVGESSMLTDMRRSSILQADDHNYTYRIDCPESLSAFVGAVVPYIAGFVVQKVRSTATCELCIAALHSDELAPLIRQKSRGGLISPSQDVVGLCEAVEKGLWLLQAEYDTIKMVTVRSKHLILEVLGTCTEKNWFRKLEDHIIDLDPLDNHIYILCKKIAEEYIKVRIHHMTKERNRELIKNKVRPLLSRVIIFNHQ from the coding sequence ATGGCTGCATACAAGCGTCTGTTGGTTCAGACAGAAGTGACTTCATCAAGCTCTGGAAACTGCTCCCAAGACATAGTCTCAATTCTAAATCCAACAACTACAGGAGCCTTGGTAGGTGAAAGCAGCATGCTTACTGATATGCGCAGGTCATCAATCCTGCAGGCCGACGACCACAACTATACCTATCGCATTGACTGCCCAGAAAGCCTGTCAGCTTTTGTCGGTGCTGTAGTGCCGTACATTGCAGGTTTCGTCGTTCAGAAAGTTCGTTCAACGGCAACATGTGAACTGTGCATCGCAGCCCTGCACTCGGATGAACTGGCACCTTTAATTAGGCAAAAGAGCCGAGGTGGACTAATTTCACCGTCACAAGACGTCGTTGGCCTGTGTGAAGCAGTTGAAAAAGGGCTGTGGTTGCTACAGGCAGAATATGATACTATTAAAATGGTGACTGTAAGATCAAAACACCTCATCCTTGAAGTCCTGGGCACCTGCACAGAGAAAAACTGGTTCCGGAAACTGGAGGACCACATCATTGATCTTGATCCACTTGATAACCATATTTATATTTTGTGCAAAAAAATCGCTGAAGAATATATAAAAGTGAGAATACACCACATGACGAAAGAACGAAACCGTGAACTGATCAAAAACAAAGTGAGACCACTTTTGTCGAGGGTGATTATTTTCAATCACCAGTAG